From one Anopheles cruzii chromosome 3, idAnoCruzAS_RS32_06, whole genome shotgun sequence genomic stretch:
- the LOC128275292 gene encoding uncharacterized protein LOC128275292: MQRTFGGLSAAANRAGVYDGKIAGLYDLEETLGSGHFAVVKLARHVFTGEKVAVKVIEKTKLDEISRAHLFQEVRCMKLVQHPNVVRLYEVIDTQTKLYLILELGDGGDLYDYIMRHEKGLSENVAREYFRQIVRAISYCHQLHVVHRDLKPENVVFFEKLGVVKLTDFGFSNKFCPGQKLETSCGSLAYSAPEILLGDSYDAPAVDVWSLGVILFMLVCGHPPFQEANDSETLTMIMDCKYTMPPHVSDGCRNLISKMLVRAPEKRATLHQIAQDEWLMEGSSGETTENLPLVSREQVSEEDHSLIIQKMINGKIATKEEILEALDRNEYNHITATYFLLAERKLRSHRQEEAQKRKPELTLPVSNSARMQTFKKNDVDEDEDAQGGLLSTRLGMHLSVPRTPGIDTGQTGRSRKCSIVQEEEDDEDDVHCAGHEELSTPLNRRGSRSEGRISVTVQDRIAESERLKLEAKKYQQLEQSKLSSVAVDETDSSHHYSGGHSQQMSPLLGGIGNVTLITSENSSTKERLGIAGGGLHRKPMPELKRTVAVPAGGGVQGAPGASIEPKKASVLKPTLVKIISDSSTGNTNVRSGSFDQCMRNHLSGGGGELVTTKIITDSSTITIPIPTLNIVTASTIPKYKTMPSPTRSNAILTATTNCLNEIFEEGTDVGSSDSTSTTPRPVIRSQYVGARAPPAQTQSTNGTTPVVGSTGAGGGGSGGGNGTGHNVHRRSRFNKSRTASCSSSDASDDDSENRKKRAHKIVDGGNIKPLTQRRDSHDDSSDSQDPGSNVAGTGGGGTRLKNGMNGANTAASSGGGSGGTGGAGSGTSGQQSTGGGGVQSSDGSSSSGGGSRQKASQSQVDFRRHRGRRRPVETRLRESQSLNRITEVQESEVGHGAGQQQQLANGSTGAATTPAAVVALGAPHSSGDTPANGVDGSCDRVAEDDPKTIRIASEPSGIRAAPVGSAKGPAQVKQHAPSKPKGFSARIFHTFKKQPAAPVAAPVATTQVSNDPPSTASGDDIEIVVELAKALNNAADGGGTGKAAGGGNTKKIKILGRYFQVHKKIYVPLSGLFQRGRLYKAQSCGSIVRDRVNVNPNGGGSGTTGRHSTIFSEKNRIIKNCLGSGGGGGGGGGVGGSQHLGSDGDINHNNGASHHHHHSSSFLATLSSSEVTGGGGDGFGRGSSPIEQFVAKGGPSTIEHTSGAAGSAAVLGGSPAVSTVTPVPIKTA; encoded by the exons atgcAGCGAACGTTCGGTGGCCTCTCGGCGGCCGCGAACCGGGCCGGCGTGTACGATGGGAAGATCGCCGGACTGTACGATCTCGAGGAGACGCTCGGGTCGGGCCACTTTGCCGTGGTCAAGCTGGCGCGCCACGTGTTCACCGGTGAGAAGGTGGCCGTGAAGGTGATCGAGAAGACGAAACTGGACGAGATCTCGCGGGCTCACCTGTTCCAGGAAGTGCG CTGCATGAAGCTGGTCCAGCACCCGAACGTCGTTCGGTTGTACGAGGTGATCGACACGCAGACGAAGCTGTACCTTATACTGGAGCTCGGCGACGGGGGCGATCTGTACGACTACATTATGCGCCACGAGAAGGGCCTCTCGGAGAATGTGGCCCGCGAGTACTTCCGGCAGATCGTGCGCGCCATCTCCTACTGCCACCAGCTGCACGTGGTCCACCG AGACCTAAAACCAGAGAATGTGGTGTTCTTCGAGAAGCTGGGAGTCGTGAAGCTGACCGACTTTGGGTTTAGCAACAAGTTCTGCCCCGGTCAAAAGCTGGAAACGTCCTGCGGCAGTTTGGCGTACTCGGCACCGGAAATTCTGCTCGGCGACTCGTACGATGCACCGGCAGTCG ATGTATGGTCGCTGGGTGTGATACTGTTTATGCTGGTGTGTGGGCACCCGCCGTTTCAGGAGGCCAACGACTCGGAGACGCTGACCATGATCATGGACTGCAAGTACACGATGCCGCCCCACGTTTCCGACGGATGTCGCAA TCTCATCAGCAAAATGTTGGTGCGCGCCCCGGAGAAGCGAGCCACGCTACATCAGATCGCGCAGGACGAGTGGCTGATGGAGGGCAGCAGCGGGGAAACGACCGAAAATCTGCCGTTGGTCAGCCGTGAGCAGGTCAGCGAGGAGGATCACTCGTTGATCATCCAGAAGATGATCAACGGCAAAATAGCTACCAAAGAGGAAATACTAGA GGCTTTAGATCGTAACGAGTACAATCACATTACGGCGACCTATTTCTTGCTGGCGGAGCGAAAACTGCGATCCCACCGCCAGGAGGAAGCGCAAAAGCGGAAACCGGAGCTGACGTTACCGGTTTCCAATTCCGCACG GATGCAAACTTTTAAGAAAAACGACGTGGACGAGGATGAGGACGCGCAGGGTGGACTGCTTTCAACGAGACTGGGTATGCACCTGAGTGTGCCGCGGACACCGGGAATCGATACGGGACAG ACGGGTCGGAGCCGGAAGTGCAGCATCGTGCAGGAggaagaagacgacgaggatgacgtTCACTGTGCGGGTCACGAGGAACTGTCAACGCCGCTCAACCGCAGGGGATCGCGCTCGGAAGGACGCATCAGCGTGACGGTGCAGGACCGGATAGCGGAATCGGAGCGGCTGAAGCTGGAAGCGAAAAAGTATCAACAGCTCGAGCAGTCGAAGCTGAGCAGTGTGGCGGTGGATGAAACGGACTCTAGCCACCACTACTCGGGTGGCCACAGTCAGCAGATGTCACCGCTGCTCGGCGGTATCGGTAACGTGACGCTCATCACGAGCGAAAACAGTAGTACGAAGGAGCGGCTCGGTATCGCGGGCGGTGGCctgcaccggaaaccgatGCCGGAGCTGaagcgaacggtggcggtaccggccggcggcggcgtccagGGCGCCCCGGGCGCTAGTATAGAGCCGAAGAAGGCATCGGTTCTGAAGCCAACGCTGGTGAAGATCATCAGCGACAGTAGCACCGGCAACACCAACGTACGGTCCGGTTCGTTCGATCAGTGCATGCGAAACCATCTGTCCGGCGGAGGCGGAGAGCTGGTGACGACGAAGATCATTACGGATAGCTCGACGATCACGATCCCGATACCGACGCTTAACATCGTGACGGCGTCAACGATTCCGAAGTACAAGACGATGCCCTCGCCGACGCGCTCGAACGCGATTTTGACCGCCACGACCAACTGCCTGAACGAGATCTTCGAGGAGGGCACGGACGTGGGCAGCTCGGACAGTACCAGCACCACACCGCGGCCCGTCATCCGTAGCCAGTACGTGGGGGCCCGCGCACCACCGGCCCAGACGCAGTCGACCAACGGAACGACCCCGGTCGTTGGGAGCACCGgtgctggaggtggtggttccggtggcggtaATGGGACTGGTCACAACGTCCACCGGCGCAGTAGGTTCAACAAATCGCGCACCGCTTCGTGCAGCAGTTCGGACGCGTCGGACGATGATTCGGAGAATCGGAAAAAGAGGGCACACAAGATCGTGGACGGAGGCAACATTAAGCCGTTGACGCAGCGACGCGATTCGCACGACGATTCGAGTGACTCGCAGGACCCGGGCAGCAATGTGGCCGGTACCGGGGGTGGCGGCACCCGGCTCAAGAACGGTATGAACGGTGCGAACACTGCTgccagcagcggtggcggcagtggagggaccggcggcgccggcagTGGCACCAGTGGCCAACAGAGCACCGGCGGAGGAGGGGTTCAGTCGTCCGAtggatcatcgtcgtccggcggcggcagtcgACAGAAGGCGTCCCAGTCGCAGGTAGACTTTCGTCGGCACCGGGGCCGCAGGAGACCGGTGGAGACGCGGTTACGCGAATCGCAGTCGCTGAATCGCATCACCGAGGTGCAAGAGTCGGAAGTGGGTCACGgtgccggccagcagcagcagctggccaaCGGCAGTACGGGCGCGGCCACCACACCGGCGGCGGTAGTGGCTCTCGGTGCGCCACACAGCAGCGGCGACACACCGGCCAATGGGGTTGATGGATCCTGTGATAGGGTGGCGGAAGACGACCCGAAGACGATCCGGATTGCTAGTGAACCGAGCGGCATCCGAGCAGCTCCAGTGGGCTCGGCGAAGGGTCCAGCCCAAGTGAAGCAACATGCGccatcgaaaccgaaaggattTAGTGCGAGAATATTCCATACGTTCAAGAAACAAccggcggccccggtggcggcgccagTGGCGACGACGCAGGTCAGCAACGATCCACCGTCGACGGCATCGGGAGACGACATTGAGATCGTGGTGGAGCTGGCCAAAGCCCTGAACAACGCAGCCGACGGTGGTGGAACGGGCAAagccgctggcggcggcaacacGAAGAAGATCAAAATTCTTGGCCGTTACTTTCAG GTGCATAAGAAAATTTACGTTCCCCTGTCCGGTCTGTTCCAGCGCGGCCGGCTCTACAAGGCCCAGTCGTGCGGTTCGATCGTGCGCGATCGCGTCAACGTGAACCCGAACGGGGGCGGGTCGggcaccaccggccgccatTCGACGATCTTTAGCGAGAAGAATAGAATAATTAAAAACTGTctcggcagcggtggtggcggtggcggtggcggtggtgttggtggctcGCAGCATCTCGGTAGCGATGGCGACATTAACCACAATAATGGCGCAagtcaccaccatcaccatagCAGCAGCTTTCTGGCCACCCTCTCCAGCTCGGAGgtcactggtggtggtggcgatggtttcGGGCGCGGTTCATCGCCGATCGAGCAGTTCGTCGCGAAGGGAGGTCCGTCCACGATCGAACACACGTCCGGTGCCGCTGGCTCGGCAGCGGTCCTTGGTGGTTCACCGGCCGTGTCCACCGTCACACCAGTTCCTATTAAAACGGCatag